The DNA region AGTATGTTCGGCCCCAAGTAGTTTGACCCTTAGTCGTTTCGGCCTgagtttaattatttgtatattaataaGTGTTTGAATACTTATTACTCTTAGACAttcttatttgtatttattaataagtgtCTGAATTACTCTTAGACATTCTTAGCCAATTTTTGGAACTCTATTTAgtgtttgaatatttattattattctcAGACATTCTTACCTTAGCCTATTTTcggaatttttataaataaaaaattaaagtaagtTAAATAATTAAGATGTAGACAACTCTCTAAACCCAGGTAAATAATCAAATGAGAATTAAGTCaatcaaaaacttttttatttaaatacatgtcaTGTCATTAGCGAAGTAATGGGCACTAAACAAGCACTAAACAACTACAACAAGCACTAAACAACTACAACAGTAAAGAATAAACAACTAAACATAATAACAGtttcataaataatataatatttacagtCCAGTCCTTCTCATCAGTCCAGTCCAGAACTATAACACTATCACTAACGCTATCACTATCACTTTCTCACGTGATTCACTATATCACTCGTCCGGTCTGGGAACAGCTGGCGCGACCACCTGTCCTACTCGTCGCAGAAAAAGGGACGTTGTGATGGTCCTCTCTTCGTACTCGGCCCAGAGCTCATGGAGGGTCCCGTGGATTCGTCGGTAGGTCACTCTCTGATAACGTGTGAGTTGTTGCTCATCCACAAGCCGCATGATGATGCTCAACTGGCTGGCACTTTCAGCAGCAGGGGAACAAGGACGTAAAATTGCAGCTTGGCCTTCCCTGCCTTCCCAATCATCCGCCGGTGCCAGCCTTAAAACCATGGATGGAGAACAGTTGTTCGAACGGTCGACGAATGATCTTGAATGTCCCATCCAGGTACCAATTCTTCGCTGTCTTCAGTAGTTCCTTCTGAAGGGGGGTTGCAAGGAGGATGTGGCGCTCGTTCTCTACCCGCACGTCACCCTGTATGAAGTCTTCACACCCAAGGAACCGTTGGTCAATCTGGAAATACAATATTAAATAAGTTGTTTGTAAACTTGtaagatatactagtatatctaTAAATGATATCCAATATGTTGTCAAATTctctattttataaataaaatcttaactttgaatattacaacTTACCACCAaaattatttcagtgaaaaacaaaatcttaaactttgtttgagcctaattcaatagtatagtaaaaatattgaatccacgtggtttgtcaataataattcatttcatgaatacttttagtgtttaaaacaaatgttactCATgtcattgaactttataacaatccgaatttgagaaccctaaccctgagtaaacaacgtccttaagcTTGCATATCTTAATTTCTATCAAAGTAAACGTCATTGAAAAATCTTAGTGAAAGGGGTCCTGCTTCTTTATATTCTATAATGCTACACCAGAAATTAACTAATATAAGAATAATACAGACTACGTTCTTTGTACAAGATTGTATCCTTAatagttaaagcaatatgagctgcatcttggtacaaaaaaaataaatctatatgttccattttataattgtttaacTCTACACTCTACATAAAACGGCTTAAGAACAATCCCCTACCCGAGTTAAACTTGCAACAGCGTGTTTTTTAATCACGACGTGCAACAGATTCGCCATTTTTTGGACGTCAATCATTCGGGTCAACTGAGGTCAACCATCAAATATGGATGCTGAGGTATACACAATACTTTCGATTGCAAcctaattttgaatgaattttaactCAAATCTTACTGAAAGTTAATTTTTGTTATTAGCTACGATGTTTCAAGCTAATATTTGTGAATATATAGATCGATAATTCCTTGGTTTACGATTGATAACGAAAACTTTAAGCTTTGACTCACTGTGTAACGAAAAGAGGCCCCCCAAGGGTTAATGCGTAAAATGCAAACTCAGTTAATTTTTATTGACTCGTaaagaaatctaaaaaaatgGATTAATTAGAATCTCTATATCgatgaaattttctaaaatattttttccgctGCCTGTCTTCAAAAAATCAgatttaattaatgtaattttacGGGTCTTCTAGATCTGTGATAGACATATCTATATTAAGCCTTCTGTACAGTACTGAATATTTTACGTTATTACTTGGATCGGACTTCACATTgttaaagaatttttatatttaacatgCACAGCTATAAAGACAAATTAATAACTAggttacatgcatatatatatagcttGTATTTCACTATGGGCCTAcactttacatgtaatttgtataCACTACAGTTTTGCCAGCGTATGTGCAcgcaatttttattattattatgtgtTTAAACGTATACAGCAGTAGCAGTAATATTGTTAGTTTGGTGTAATGCAAATAAATCCTTTACAAAATTCTGAAATTGGCTTACCAATAGAAAAAACTAAAAGCTGCTGGGTCAAGAAAACGAGGCCGGGGCAGAGGAGGTAAACGCATGAGGAGCAAGAGAGTTCGAGACATCCAGGATGTTATAAATGACCGAAAGCAGAAACTACAGGTGTGACATAAAATAACTGTCTTAAAATTAACTGTCTCCAAGtcaaagtattttgatttttacatacACCCAGTTTGAACAGTGTTTCTTCATTTTACACATTCACAAATCCAAATTTGGTTCCCTTGTCAGTTTTCTTGAACataaactgagaaaaaatattttggtgtGTATTAACAAGTAGTTATAACTCTTATGCTTTGTCACTTTAATCagttaggccaaaaaaaaatttgtgtaattagggtaacactgatgaaaaatttAGGTTAGGTAGGTTGGGATACAGATATAAAATcctattttgaatattaaacataggtaatcacagattacaaagctcaccgagacaaggCATCACCTTTACGAGACGAACTTTatcatatgaaaatcatagttgatgatcttggatatacatggctactgttttgacacaatatcatattactatATTgtatgtggaaaaaaaattgtatgatgatcatatgttcatttcatacagtaatataagatacaatatgatacaatatcatatcacataatacatcacaatacACAAACATctgatattatattatataagccaatatattatacaatattgtatcatatgataagatattatatattatacaattttgtatcatatgatattatatattgcaataatatataaaccaatagtatgtgataaaatagtatgtacaatattatattacacaatattgtatcataatattccatactatacataacaatattcTGATTCATTATCACATCATAATGTACACataattgatacaatattatattatgtatCACATAACTTTTTAcgatataatatatgatatgatatggtatcatataaaataatagtGTACAGTATCATATAGTACTATATCACAAGAATGGTGttgtatcatttaacaacaaacatatctatcaagcaggtttgagtgaggtagattttttttagcatccttgataatggcgATGAAGCTCTGCATCTAAAGCTTCCTCTGCAATTCATCTATATCATAGTTAAAtcactatgcaagctattatctataaaacatgtgacctgtgcCAAatacctatggctcagattcagcattcaagcctgtctagtgcatcagtatcataagacgcatcatccatataagtttggtgaagttaggaccactAGTTACTTAAAAATTGCAATCAAAGGGCaactgcaccaaaaactttaacctgctcaaAAACCTCAACCTCCTTTAGCATCTGCAATTCATGGCCcaaattcagcatccaagtctttcaagtccacaaGTAGGTggagatgcatcatccatgcaagtttgatgaagaCAGGACAAGAAGTAACTTATTGAttcaggacctgcaacaaaaacagGGTCGGGACACCGaaccgagggtatagcataagctcctgACTTCGTCTCTGTGAGCATAAAATGGGTTTTAATggaaatgatatgaaaatcacaatcaaataaaaagaaacatctAAATATATtaggatcggggcatttttttagattaggtcgggttaccctaaacactcAATACTTTTTTTAGGCCTTATTAAGAAGTTATGCTATTGACTATCATTAATTAGttagttttatttgaatttaggAAACAGTTAGCAAGTTAACAGGTGAGAGTTGTCGTCAACTCATTGCGAAGCTCTGTGATAGGGATCCCTCgttgatatttgatattttagaaGAATCGTCGGAGCAAATGTCAGCGCATGGCGGGTACCATCCTCCACCAGGTGATGCACCATCTTGGTGCACGTGTGGAAATTGTAGACAGATGCCCTCTGACATAGAGAGGGTATGCTGTCAACAAATCCCGGAGAACTGTTTTTCATTATTGCCAGTAAGAATAGATTAAATGTCTCCATAATACTATATGCAATGGCTAAATATTCATGAGATTACATCTACACCTTCTTCGTGCATGAAAAGATTTGTTGATTgttcaaatattgtaaataatgtaaCAATGATTTTAGGACTTTAGCATGTTGGTCCTAGATGAGGCAGTTCTATCAATTGCCCAGAGATACAGGGAAGATGTTCTGGCAGTACCAAGGGACCAGGATGTCAACAGGGGGTATCGCCACACAGCCTACCGCCAGTTTATCTTGTGGCACTATGGTAGGTTAGGTGCAGGTAATAGGCGTGTTGTGCCCAGCTGCTGTGTGTGGCAAATAAGAGACAAATTCCCGGACAGCTTTGGACAATACACAGGCTTTAAAGATGGACGTTTGgcttaaaatgaacaaaataatcattatttgtACCTGAATTAAAGAAGATGAATATATACTAACAAAATTTTGCAATTCATTATTATAAGaatacacaaatacatgtacaccacACAAACTTTGCATACCAGTATATCAGTTTGTCATTAGAAGATTTGATGAATGAATGTTCCATTACTCCAAAATCATAAAAGACTACAAGCAATGCATTATCTATATCCAActattatcatatatttaaaaaacttaGGTATACACACAGACACACATTTATATTTAGCAAATTAAATACAGGAAATATGATATTGCACTTACATATTGTACTGTgtcacaaatgaaaaaaaaaatccagctgcatttcaatttgaaaaaggaATGTACTTCACTGAATTTTAAACTACACAGAAGTTAATTTATTCTGCAAATCGATCATCAGTGTTTCCAATTTTAATGCACAGATCTGTTACTGAAATCTTGACTTCAGCTCTGTGGCAATTTTTTCAGTTGGTGGTGGTGGAATAGGTGCTAATGTACTTGACAGCCATCGGGGATCATCAGGCTCGAGGGGTACAACCCTGTTCATCCCAATATGATCCAACAATCTTTTCCTCACAATTTCCACCATAAGCTGGGGTATATGGGGGTATCCCTTTCCTTCTTTCACAGGGTAATAGTACCACACTGAAGTCCTTTTGCTATAAATCCTCTGCCTTctaattaaagtaaataaacattgaaaatgggtCTTAATTCatgcatgtaaaaaatatatgtaaccaTTGTGACCTAAAAGTATCATGTACTTGTAAACTTCAAGAAAACTAAAACAGGCAATCCCCTTTCTTCAAATATATTACCTAATTTCTCCATTTTTGTTCAGCAAGACTGGTCTGTCAATGTGAATGTTGTAATCCAAAGCTGCCAGTCTGTTCCTAACCCTATATGCTGGCGGTTTGTGTGACTCTCTCTTAGAGGTGTACATAAGGATTAAACTTTGAAATGTTTCCAGTTCCGCTGTGCTTCTATagagtacatgtaaaattatcatcaatatgcatgtacatgtaaaatttaatcaCGGTACTGGTTATTTGAATTGTGCAGAAATACAGTATGAAACAGCATaccgaaaatttaaaaaataaggaatcttgTTGAGTAATCTCTTGTCCATGATAATGCTCCTCAATGTTTCGTGGGTAAGACTACCCTTCTGAATGTATTCCTTAGACTCTCTATACTCGTGTTCCTCCAAATCATCATGCTCACAGCCATTTACACCACTAGTTGAATAGGGTAACACCCACTGATGTTCGTCAACAATGTGATGAAGAATGCCAAACCAAATTCCCTagtataaagatatatagaaATACTAGTAAACAAAGAAATCAGTCATCAATGTTCTCTCAAAAACTTTGTTTGGGTTacttttgtttcattaaaaaaaaacctacaataAATTCCTCGTATGTTTCAGCTTTCTTTGAAGAGTACCAAAAATGGTTGACAATGTCTTTAATCCAAGGCAGTAGGAGTCTGTTCCCTCTTTCCTGTCCTGCctgtaaaatattacatttagtTTTACATACTTAtacatattttgtgaaatgctTAAAACGTGTGTATGCAATTGTATATGGCAATTGATTGGTAAATGCACACTGgtcataaataatataaaataaaatttagaacaTACAGCTTAaccataaatataattttacatgttttcatcctcaaggtcaaaggtcaaatgattttttttaacaaggtcaaattaagattTAACTACACTCACAGCCACCAACTTCTTTGTCAAATTCTTCGTACCGTGCCATACATCATATGAATGCTTTATTTGAGGATATTCTTTCTCTGCAATgtaaaattagataaaatacatgtacatgttgttttttaattgaaGTATAAATTTTGGAcgctaatatacatgtagatactttttaaatatctaCTTACTCATAAGGGCAGATATCTGCAAATGCTCATCAGTGATAACCTCTATCACCTGTATGTCATTTTGAAGAAGAAACTGTAGTCCTTTAACAAAACATGCCTTTTCCAGATTAGTACTTTTGCGATCAGTCATCCTTTTGTCCATTGTAATCACACAAAGAATCTGTTTTGTGCTGTTTTCCATGAACGTGTATGTGCAATATTGGGCATTATGGCCAGGACTATCCATCCGTCCGTCTcctattcaaaaaataaaacacaaccATGTTATACATGAACTTAACTTTTAATTAGCGTACATGTAGTTGGTGAAAATAGATGAAAACAAGGTATCTGTGAGCCAAGGCTCACTAGTACTGTgtaatacccccgctctgaagtaaaaaaaaacaaaataagctaagtcgacatttaacacgAAATTGATGTCCACTTGGAACAAAAAAAGATCCCAAcgtatggcatgcctaaacaaagagcgggttaaaatttcaagcatctgcaatgaaTTGTTACCgagaaaaatgcaacaaaaatttTTGTTACTGATGGACAGCACAACACACATGCACTTGGGTAAAACACTTTACCCACTTTTTTTGGAGCGGGTGTATAATAAAGATTtgcattacatatatatatgtatgggTGCATATTGAATGGTTTGCACAATTACCAAGAATGGCAATATCCCTTCCTCGAAAGTTTGCAAGTATATTCTCCTGATGATTACACCAATACTCATCCACAGCTGGGATTAAATAGGTCTTTTGTATCTTGCTAAATGTAGTGGCACATAGAAATGGCAGTCGCAAAAATTTCGCAAAATGTGcaattttctgataattattGCCTGACAGTAATATGCTGGCTGCTGAGAGGAGATCTCCTGCATGGAGACGTTTGTTCAGTAGAGGCTGTGAGCACCATGAATGAATTTTGTGACCATTCATACatttctgaaattaaaaaaaaaactagtaagtaattatttccatgtaaaacctttttttcaaGTTCAAGCTTGTTTAATCTTTTCTTTCAAAGCTAATGACCTGCCAAGAAAGTGACCGACACACAAACAGGCACACCAACATACAGGATCATTCCATTACAAATGTACCAGTACTATAATATTTGATGCACTAACCTAATTAGATCATGTTAACTGATGTACCTTTAATTACAGGTATGTACTATGTGATTACAATGATTTCAGATTATTACCAGCAGAAATGAAATGCCAGACACAACATGTGGTATTTGAAATCTTTGCAAAACTGATGtcccagaattttttttattacaaccaaccaagtttgaaaatttcttaattTAGAGTTGTAGTGGCAACTCCAATATGAGATCCAACCCTTATTTTTGATAAAGTTACTGTGAAGATGATAAACTTGATTATTAAATATCCTTCatataaaaggtaaaaataacaaatctatACTTTATCTTTTGAACAAAACCATGGGCTAAAGTAAAGATGTTTAACTGTGTACTATGTCATCAGTTTTTAAGAGGAGTGATATGGATTCA from Crassostrea angulata isolate pt1a10 chromosome 7, ASM2561291v2, whole genome shotgun sequence includes:
- the LOC128191602 gene encoding uncharacterized protein LOC128191602; this encodes MEGGEKKSRGRRAILSESEKKRRRKDVLSNINKTRIYIGCEIDRWNKLRETLEGKTHMETARFLLDHYESTKPVRPIDPSVSPCFNTVGGNVTPFRPGPIQPSKFDPKLTSTPGTDPLHTLTDAVNNESFGCMSGVEEMGASDSELEHTLDINSKECTSKKISLGSSFVDPFSITIDMSEPDVQEEDSSDEDYEPSITINLKDELEDVSSDKDESSDSEEESDEEFNPELFNVGQGINHITSANDVNDAIQNVFMVFEDQLLSLANTVVPMTCTSEGCLSRVELSTECVGSAVYIHWKCMNGHKIHSWCSQPLLNKRLHAGDLLSAASILLSGNNYQKIAHFAKFLRLPFLCATTFSKIQKTYLIPAVDEYWCNHQENILANFRGRDIAILGDGRMDSPGHNAQYCTYTFMENSTKQILCVITMDKRMTDRKSTNLEKACFVKGLQFLLQNDIQVIEVITDEHLQISALMKKEYPQIKHSYDVWHGTKNLTKKLVAAGQERGNRLLLPWIKDIVNHFWYSSKKAETYEEFIGIWFGILHHIVDEHQWVLPYSTSGVNGCEHDDLEEHEYRESKEYIQKGSLTHETLRSIIMDKRLLNKIPYFLNFRSTAELETFQSLILMYTSKRESHKPPAYRVRNRLAALDYNIHIDRPVLLNKNGEIRRQRIYSKRTSVWYYYPVKEGKGYPHIPQLMVEIVRKRLLDHIGMNRVVPLEPDDPRWLSSTLAPIPPPPTEKIATELKSRFQ
- the LOC128191603 gene encoding P2X purinoceptor 7-like, which encodes MRSKRVRDIQDVINDRKQKLQETVSKLTGESCRQLIAKLCDRDPSLIFDILEESSEQMSAHGGYHPPPGDAPSWCTCGNCRQMPSDIERVCCQQIPENCFSLLPDFSMLVLDEAVLSIAQRYREDVLAVPRDQDVNRGYRHTAYRQFILWHYGRLGAGNRRVVPSCCVWQIRDKFPDSFGQYTGFKDGRLA